One part of the Streptomyces sp. NBC_00286 genome encodes these proteins:
- a CDS encoding helix-turn-helix domain-containing protein, translated as MTTDYQTAREALGARLRELRAEAGLEGKDLAAQLGWQPSKVSRLQNGKQTPTAADLTAWARGIGRPDAEAELQGLRAALDMKQRHRSWRRQLAGGHRGRQEIAVRQTENTQTIRGLEVSRIPGLFQTPEYARIIFDSNAEFRGIPPTTEAAVEARMRRQESLYDPEKSFRFLVCEAALYHRSCPEDVMAEQLDRLYNLVGQRRVELGILPFGTQLRRTAPHAFWIYDQRLVIVETISEELWLTGEEDIALYERAWDWLAESAEYGTPARRLIGRARASLDLT; from the coding sequence GTGACGACGGACTACCAGACCGCCAGAGAGGCCCTCGGCGCGCGCCTGCGTGAGCTACGCGCCGAGGCCGGTCTGGAAGGCAAGGACCTCGCAGCCCAACTCGGCTGGCAGCCCTCGAAGGTGTCCCGGCTCCAGAACGGCAAGCAGACCCCGACCGCCGCCGACCTCACCGCATGGGCGCGTGGCATCGGTCGGCCGGACGCCGAGGCTGAGTTGCAGGGCTTGCGGGCCGCGCTGGACATGAAGCAGCGACACCGGTCCTGGCGCCGGCAGTTGGCCGGCGGCCACCGCGGCCGCCAGGAGATCGCCGTACGGCAGACCGAGAACACCCAGACGATCCGCGGCCTCGAGGTATCGCGCATCCCGGGCCTGTTCCAGACACCGGAGTACGCCCGCATCATCTTCGACAGCAACGCCGAGTTCCGCGGCATACCCCCGACGACCGAGGCCGCCGTCGAGGCGCGGATGCGCCGCCAAGAGTCGCTGTACGACCCCGAGAAGTCCTTCCGGTTCCTGGTGTGTGAGGCCGCCCTGTACCACCGCTCGTGCCCGGAAGACGTGATGGCCGAGCAACTCGACCGGCTGTACAACCTCGTCGGCCAGCGCCGTGTCGAACTCGGGATCCTGCCCTTCGGCACGCAGTTGCGCCGTACGGCCCCGCACGCCTTCTGGATCTACGACCAGAGGCTGGTCATCGTCGAGACGATCAGCGAGGAGCTGTGGCTGACGGGCGAGGAGGACATCGCCCTGTACGAGCGGGCGTGGGATTGGCTCGCGGAGTCCGCGGAGTACGGGACGCCGGCACGTCGCCTGATCGGCCGTGCAAGGGCGTCTCTGGACCTCACGTAA
- a CDS encoding DUF6879 family protein yields the protein MTLRLIGTTSDDGDCPTLYEIEGTDEILVQGERETEPEHVTQLRDVKPSETFVRVPRSLLTRYAPRSAAPELQPFASISHLFQEFRHTAWRLETRRGYASDRNSPKWQRWQAGEDIAAEPANAWRENVAEQTAAGKRFERVRLVDEPATQGQEFLLASAPGNLAAGEDIRNLTRTEAERLRLPDYDFWLFDSKTLVRFAFDDEDTTLGVYVTQDPAEVLAACQARDAAWHHAVPTTEFARRVRSTV from the coding sequence ATGACGCTACGGCTCATCGGCACGACCAGCGACGACGGCGACTGCCCCACCCTGTACGAGATCGAGGGCACGGACGAGATCCTCGTCCAAGGGGAGCGCGAGACCGAGCCAGAGCACGTCACCCAGCTCCGCGACGTGAAGCCGTCCGAGACGTTCGTCCGCGTCCCCCGAAGCCTGTTGACCCGCTACGCGCCCCGAAGTGCCGCCCCCGAGCTACAGCCGTTCGCGTCGATCTCCCACCTGTTCCAGGAGTTCCGGCACACCGCATGGCGGCTGGAGACCCGCCGCGGCTACGCCTCCGACCGCAACAGTCCCAAGTGGCAGCGCTGGCAGGCCGGGGAGGACATCGCCGCCGAGCCCGCGAATGCCTGGCGCGAGAACGTCGCCGAGCAGACCGCCGCCGGGAAGCGGTTCGAGCGCGTACGCCTGGTCGACGAACCGGCCACCCAGGGGCAGGAGTTCCTCCTCGCCAGCGCGCCCGGCAACCTGGCCGCGGGCGAGGACATCCGCAACCTCACCCGCACGGAGGCCGAGCGTCTGCGGCTGCCGGACTACGACTTCTGGCTCTTTGACTCGAAGACCCTGGTCCGGTTCGCGTTCGACGACGAAGACACCACCCTCGGCGTGTACGTCACCCAGGACCCCGCCGAGGTCCTCGCCGCCTGCCAGGCCCGTGACGCCGCATGGCACCACGCCGTGCCTACAACGGAGTTCGCCAGGCGAGTACGTTCCACCGTGTGA
- a CDS encoding GntR family transcriptional regulator, giving the protein MANDRWAPDPTSHVYVYLQVVHHIAEQIRTGRLRAGARLPNERALAEQYGVAVNTIRRAVRELRDQGLVITVPIKGTFVQAEQPSGDAPAEGEPNA; this is encoded by the coding sequence ATGGCTAACGATCGGTGGGCGCCCGACCCGACGAGTCACGTCTACGTGTATCTCCAAGTCGTGCACCACATCGCCGAGCAGATCCGCACAGGACGCCTGCGCGCAGGTGCCCGGCTTCCGAACGAGCGCGCCCTCGCCGAGCAGTACGGCGTGGCTGTCAACACCATCCGCCGGGCCGTGCGCGAGCTTCGCGATCAAGGCCTTGTCATCACAGTCCCCATCAAGGGCACCTTTGTTCAGGCCGAGCAGCCATCCGGTGACGCGCCCGCGGAGGGCGAACCGAACGCCTGA
- the rox gene encoding rifampin monooxygenase, which yields MIDVIVAGAGPTGLMLAGELRLHGVHVVVLDKEPEPTPVVRALGLHARSIEVMDQRGLLERFLALGKQYPVGGFFAGIPKPSPERLDTAHPYVLGIPQPVTDRLLTERATELGAEIRRGCEVVGLSQDEDGVTVELADGTGLRSRHLVGCDGGRSTVRKLLGVGFPGEPAKAETLLGEMEVTEDEETIAAVVADVRKTQLRFGLGHLGDGVYRVVVPAEGLAEDREVRPTIEEFKRQLRVYAGTDFGVHSPRWLSRFGDATRQAERYRVGRVLLAGDAAHIHPPMGGQGLNLGVQDAFNLGWKLAAEVAGWAPEGLLDSYHTERHPVAADVLDNTRAQAELMSTEPGPQSVRRLVSELMDFEDVRRYLVEKITAISVRYDFGEGHELLGRRVRDVKLEKGGRLYELMHAGRGLLLDQTGGRLSVAGWEERVDHVVDVSEELDVADVPAVLLRPDGHVAWVGEDQEELVGRMAKWFGAGVG from the coding sequence ATGATCGACGTGATCGTCGCCGGCGCCGGACCGACGGGCTTGATGCTGGCCGGTGAGCTACGGCTGCACGGTGTGCACGTGGTCGTGCTGGACAAGGAGCCGGAGCCGACCCCGGTGGTCCGCGCGCTCGGTCTGCACGCGCGCAGCATCGAGGTGATGGACCAGCGCGGTCTGCTGGAGCGGTTCCTCGCGCTCGGGAAGCAGTACCCCGTCGGTGGTTTCTTCGCCGGCATCCCCAAACCGTCGCCGGAACGGCTGGACACGGCACATCCGTACGTCCTCGGCATCCCGCAGCCGGTCACGGACCGCCTGCTGACGGAGCGTGCCACCGAGCTCGGCGCGGAGATCCGGCGCGGCTGCGAGGTGGTCGGGCTGAGCCAGGACGAGGACGGGGTGACCGTCGAACTGGCCGATGGTACGGGGCTGCGCTCGCGCCATCTCGTCGGCTGCGACGGCGGGCGCAGCACGGTGCGCAAGCTGCTCGGCGTCGGCTTCCCCGGTGAGCCCGCCAAGGCCGAGACGCTGCTGGGTGAGATGGAGGTGACCGAGGACGAGGAGACGATCGCCGCCGTTGTCGCGGACGTCCGCAAGACGCAGCTGCGGTTCGGCCTCGGGCATCTCGGGGACGGGGTGTACCGGGTCGTCGTACCCGCCGAGGGGCTGGCCGAGGACCGCGAAGTCCGGCCGACCATCGAGGAGTTCAAGCGGCAGCTGCGGGTGTACGCCGGCACGGACTTCGGCGTGCACTCACCGCGCTGGCTGTCCCGCTTCGGCGACGCCACCCGGCAGGCCGAGCGTTACCGCGTCGGCCGGGTGCTGCTTGCCGGCGACGCGGCGCACATCCACCCGCCGATGGGCGGGCAGGGCCTCAACCTCGGTGTTCAGGACGCCTTCAACCTCGGCTGGAAACTGGCCGCCGAGGTGGCCGGCTGGGCACCGGAGGGGCTGCTGGACAGCTACCACACCGAACGACACCCGGTGGCCGCCGACGTACTGGACAACACCCGCGCCCAGGCCGAGCTGATGTCCACCGAGCCGGGCCCCCAGTCCGTACGCCGACTGGTGTCGGAACTGATGGACTTCGAGGACGTACGCCGCTACCTGGTCGAGAAGATCACCGCGATCAGCGTCCGCTACGACTTCGGCGAGGGGCACGAACTGCTCGGCCGGCGGGTGCGGGACGTGAAGCTCGAGAAGGGCGGCCGCCTGTACGAGCTGATGCACGCCGGTCGCGGCCTGCTGCTCGACCAGACCGGCGGCCGGCTCTCGGTGGCGGGTTGGGAAGAACGGGTCGACCATGTCGTGGACGTCAGCGAGGAGCTGGATGTGGCGGACGTGCCGGCGGTGCTGTTGCGGCCGGATGGGCATGTGGCGTGGGTGGGTGAGGATCAGGAGGAGTTGGTCGGTCGGATGGCGAAGTGGTTCGGCGCGGGGGTCGGCTGA
- a CDS encoding TIGR01777 family oxidoreductase: MKIVIPGGTGQVGTILNRALTAAGHDVVVLTRRPRRKGEIHWDGETLGPWAEAIDGSDIVINLAGRSVSCRYTAANLQAMMDSRVNSARVVGESIAAAAQPPRVWLQMSTATIYAHRFDAPHDEATGVFGGTEPGVPDYWAYSVEIAKAWEREQERAETPHTRKVALRTAMVMSPDRGGVFDVLLRLARLGLGGPVAGGAQYVSWIQDRDFVRAVEFLIDRDDLAGPVNVAAPEPVPQRTFMRTLRAAWCVPVGLPATKWMAELGAFAMRSDTELLLKSRRVIPGRLLEAGFAFDHATWPEAAEDLVERVRDDRAAQVVRREPSAPRSRRATS, from the coding sequence ATGAAGATCGTGATACCCGGAGGAACCGGGCAGGTAGGGACGATCCTGAACCGCGCACTGACCGCGGCCGGCCATGACGTCGTGGTCCTGACCAGACGGCCGCGACGCAAGGGTGAGATCCACTGGGACGGCGAGACCCTGGGCCCCTGGGCCGAGGCGATCGACGGCAGCGACATCGTGATCAACCTGGCCGGACGCAGCGTCAGTTGCCGCTACACCGCCGCCAATCTCCAGGCGATGATGGATTCCCGCGTCAACTCCGCCCGTGTGGTGGGGGAGTCGATCGCCGCCGCCGCTCAACCCCCGCGCGTCTGGCTGCAGATGAGTACGGCCACCATCTACGCCCACCGCTTCGACGCACCCCATGACGAGGCGACCGGCGTGTTCGGCGGCACGGAGCCCGGCGTCCCGGACTACTGGGCGTACAGCGTCGAGATCGCCAAAGCCTGGGAGCGGGAGCAGGAACGGGCCGAAACCCCGCACACCCGCAAGGTCGCCCTGCGCACGGCCATGGTGATGAGCCCCGACCGCGGAGGCGTCTTCGACGTCCTGCTGCGACTGGCGCGGCTCGGGCTCGGCGGACCGGTCGCGGGCGGCGCGCAGTACGTGTCCTGGATTCAGGACCGCGACTTCGTACGCGCCGTCGAGTTCCTGATCGACCGGGACGACCTGGCCGGTCCGGTGAACGTCGCCGCTCCCGAGCCTGTGCCGCAGCGCACGTTCATGCGCACGCTGCGCGCCGCATGGTGCGTTCCCGTGGGCCTGCCCGCCACGAAGTGGATGGCCGAACTCGGCGCGTTCGCGATGCGCTCGGACACCGAACTCCTGCTGAAGAGCCGTCGCGTCATCCCCGGCCGCCTGCTCGAAGCGGGCTTCGCCTTCGACCACGCCACATGGCCGGAGGCCGCCGAGGATCTCGTCGAGCGCGTACGAGACGACCGGGCGGCGCAGGTCGTACGACGTGAGCCCTCGGCCCCGCGTTCAAGGCGGGCCACAAGCTGA
- a CDS encoding GTP cyclohydrolase II: MPELLPAATPRARVRVPLRFHDGYGVDADAVTFHGLTDGQEHVALVLGPPSATPLVRLHSECLTGDVFGSARCDCGPQLREAVEQIATRGGVLLYLRQEGRGIGLYNKLDAYALQEQGLDTYAANTALGLPEDARDYTSAAQMLSALGISSLDLLSNNPDKAEQLRALGVDVQHRVPTGVFKTAHNVRYLRAKVLQTQHTLPLPELSAG; encoded by the coding sequence ATGCCCGAACTGCTCCCCGCCGCCACCCCGCGCGCACGCGTCCGGGTCCCGCTGCGTTTCCACGACGGTTACGGCGTCGACGCCGACGCGGTCACCTTCCACGGGCTGACCGACGGCCAGGAACACGTGGCCCTCGTCCTCGGCCCCCCGTCGGCGACCCCGCTGGTCCGCCTCCACTCCGAGTGCCTGACGGGCGACGTCTTCGGCTCGGCCCGCTGTGACTGCGGACCGCAGCTCCGCGAGGCGGTCGAGCAGATCGCCACGCGCGGCGGCGTACTCCTCTACCTCCGCCAGGAGGGCCGCGGCATCGGCCTCTACAACAAGCTCGACGCGTACGCCCTCCAGGAGCAGGGTCTCGACACCTACGCCGCGAACACGGCCCTCGGCCTGCCGGAGGACGCCCGCGACTACACGTCGGCGGCCCAGATGCTGAGCGCCCTGGGCATCTCGTCCCTCGACCTGCTGTCCAACAACCCGGACAAGGCGGAACAGCTCCGCGCACTCGGGGTCGATGTTCAACACCGGGTCCCGACAGGGGTGTTCAAGACGGCCCACAATGTCCGCTACCTGCGGGCCAAGGTCCTCCAGACCCAGCACACGCTGCCGCTGCCGGAACTCAGCGCGGGCTGA
- a CDS encoding glycosyltransferase — protein MAGLAARLRELGAEVLVCAPADEEFAKLLAGVGVELLPFGPSARALTKAAPSLPPEGLPRRAAEVIAGLFDVVLPAAEGCDALVSTGMMPAAAGARSVAEKLGIPSVSVTFQQVTLPSPHRPPLAYPGRPLPPEVTDNRALWDLDAQNINALFGEALNTNRASIGLPPVDNVRDYVIGDQPWLATDPVLDPWQKTPGLDVVQTGAWILPDERPLPADLLAFLEAGESPVYVGFGSMPLHGSADAAQVAVEAVRAQGRRVLVSRGWADLGLIDDQDDCFAVGEVNHQVLFGRVAAVVHHGGAGTTTTAARAGAPQVVVPQLADQPYWAGRVAELGIGAAHDGPTPTFESLSAALTTALTPETRAQATAVAGTVRTDGATVAAKLLLEAVG, from the coding sequence ATGGCGGGACTCGCGGCGCGGTTACGAGAACTCGGCGCCGAGGTGCTTGTGTGCGCGCCGGCGGACGAGGAGTTCGCGAAGTTGCTGGCTGGTGTCGGCGTAGAGCTGTTGCCCTTCGGCCCGTCGGCGCGTGCGCTGACGAAGGCGGCGCCGTCGCTGCCCCCGGAGGGCCTGCCCCGGCGCGCGGCCGAGGTGATCGCCGGACTGTTCGACGTGGTCCTCCCGGCGGCCGAGGGCTGTGACGCGCTGGTGTCGACCGGCATGATGCCGGCCGCGGCGGGCGCGCGATCGGTGGCCGAGAAACTCGGCATCCCCTCCGTGTCCGTGACCTTCCAGCAGGTCACCCTGCCCTCGCCGCACCGCCCGCCGCTGGCGTATCCCGGTCGTCCGCTCCCGCCGGAGGTGACCGACAACCGGGCACTGTGGGACCTGGACGCCCAGAACATCAACGCGCTGTTCGGTGAGGCGCTCAACACCAACCGGGCGTCGATCGGCCTGCCCCCGGTGGACAACGTCCGCGACTATGTCATCGGCGACCAGCCGTGGCTGGCTACGGACCCGGTCCTCGACCCGTGGCAGAAGACGCCGGGCCTGGACGTCGTACAGACCGGAGCGTGGATCCTGCCGGACGAACGCCCGCTTCCGGCCGACCTGTTGGCGTTCCTGGAAGCGGGCGAATCGCCGGTGTACGTGGGCTTCGGCAGCATGCCCCTGCACGGTTCGGCGGACGCCGCCCAGGTGGCCGTCGAGGCGGTCCGCGCGCAGGGCCGCCGCGTACTCGTCTCCCGCGGCTGGGCCGACCTGGGCCTGATCGACGACCAAGACGACTGCTTCGCCGTCGGCGAGGTCAATCACCAGGTGCTGTTCGGCCGGGTGGCCGCGGTCGTGCACCATGGAGGCGCGGGCACCACGACGACGGCCGCGCGGGCAGGCGCGCCGCAGGTGGTGGTACCCCAGCTCGCTGACCAGCCGTACTGGGCGGGCCGGGTGGCCGAGCTGGGCATCGGCGCGGCTCACGACGGTCCGACTCCGACCTTCGAGTCCCTGTCCGCCGCGCTCACCACGGCCCTGACCCCCGAGACCCGCGCACAAGCGACCGCCGTGGCCGGCACGGTCCGCACCGACGGCGCGACGGTCGCGGCGAAGCTGCTGCTCGAAGCGGTCGGCTGA
- the helR gene encoding RNA polymerase recycling motor ATPase HelR: protein MNPLTTSAFDLPENLSSKADPKLIAADERHFAAIAECLEQTIAEVSDQLDAERRAPGGTGRQAMDRDTEIHRLTARLRTLRRFGLDLCLGHMIADDDSEPVYVGRLGLTDSTGRRLLVDWRSPAAEPFFGATHANPMGLTSRRRYRWTRPHSRLRSSGGTPIRISDYWDEVFTADGLERHAALDDQSAFIASLGTNRSPRMRDVLGTIQADQDAIIRAGSRGALVVDGGPGTGKTVVALHRSAYLLYSDPRLGHRRGGVLFVGPHRPYLDYVADVLPSLGEEGVQTCTLRDLVDEGAAAAVEADPDVARLKSSADLVKAIETAVRFYEEPPAKGMTVTTHWSDVWLSADDWTEAFEAAEPGTPHNDGRAQVWDELLTILADKHDAEEAPPALLRKSLNQNRELLAAFSHAWPLLEAADLVGDLWSVPAYLRKCAPWLTPDEVKKLQRKEAPQAWTVSDLPLLDAARQRLGDPKTARRKRRHQAILAAQRERMEQVVDNLIGAVANSGADGDEGIGLVRMLSGEDAKVSLVDESELPTPDPDLLAGPFAHIVVDEAQELTDAEWQMLLLRCPSRSFTIVGDRAQARHGFTESWQERLARIGFDRINQASLSINYRTPEEIMAEAEPVIRAALPDANVPISIRSGGVPVVHGTVSALDSILDDWLATHADGTACVIAAPTSRTTSGSRTASPATPRFRTTSSRVRSLTPELSKGLEFDLVVLIDPENFGEGIEGAVDHYVAMTRATQQLVILTTT, encoded by the coding sequence GTGAACCCCCTGACCACCAGCGCGTTCGACCTCCCCGAAAACCTCTCCTCCAAGGCCGACCCCAAGCTGATCGCCGCCGACGAGCGGCACTTCGCGGCCATCGCCGAGTGCCTCGAGCAGACGATCGCCGAGGTGTCCGACCAACTAGACGCCGAGCGCAGGGCGCCCGGCGGAACCGGCCGGCAGGCGATGGACCGCGACACGGAGATCCACCGGCTGACCGCCCGCCTGCGCACACTGCGCCGCTTCGGCCTGGACCTGTGCCTCGGCCACATGATCGCCGACGACGACTCCGAACCCGTATACGTCGGACGACTCGGCCTCACGGACAGCACGGGCCGTCGGCTACTGGTCGACTGGCGCTCCCCGGCGGCCGAGCCCTTCTTCGGCGCCACCCACGCCAACCCCATGGGCCTGACGAGCCGTCGCAGGTACCGCTGGACCCGCCCCCACTCTCGGCTTCGCTCGAGCGGGGGGACCCCCATCCGGATCAGCGACTACTGGGACGAGGTGTTCACCGCCGACGGGCTGGAACGGCATGCCGCACTCGACGACCAGTCCGCCTTCATCGCCAGCCTGGGCACCAACCGGTCGCCGCGTATGCGCGACGTGCTCGGCACCATCCAGGCCGACCAGGACGCCATCATCCGCGCCGGATCGCGCGGCGCTCTCGTCGTGGACGGCGGTCCGGGTACGGGCAAGACGGTCGTCGCCCTGCACCGTTCCGCCTACCTCCTCTACTCCGACCCCCGCCTCGGACACCGCCGCGGCGGGGTGCTGTTCGTCGGCCCGCACCGGCCGTACCTGGATTACGTCGCCGATGTCCTCCCCAGCCTGGGAGAGGAGGGCGTACAGACCTGCACCCTGCGGGACCTCGTCGACGAGGGAGCCGCGGCGGCGGTCGAGGCCGACCCGGACGTGGCCCGGCTGAAGTCGTCCGCGGACCTGGTGAAGGCGATCGAGACGGCCGTACGGTTCTACGAGGAGCCGCCCGCCAAGGGCATGACCGTCACGACCCACTGGTCCGATGTCTGGCTCAGCGCCGACGACTGGACCGAAGCGTTCGAAGCAGCGGAACCCGGCACTCCGCACAACGATGGGCGCGCCCAGGTCTGGGACGAACTGCTCACGATCCTCGCGGACAAGCACGACGCCGAGGAGGCCCCGCCCGCCCTGCTCCGGAAGTCGCTGAACCAGAACCGGGAACTGCTTGCGGCCTTCAGCCACGCCTGGCCACTGCTCGAAGCGGCCGACCTCGTCGGAGACCTTTGGTCGGTCCCCGCCTACCTCCGCAAATGCGCCCCCTGGCTGACCCCTGACGAGGTCAAGAAGCTGCAGCGCAAGGAGGCTCCCCAGGCCTGGACGGTGTCCGACCTGCCCCTCCTGGACGCGGCCCGGCAGCGGCTCGGCGACCCGAAGACGGCCCGGCGCAAGCGCCGGCACCAGGCCATCCTCGCCGCCCAGCGCGAGCGCATGGAGCAGGTCGTCGACAACCTGATCGGGGCCGTGGCCAATTCCGGCGCCGACGGCGACGAGGGCATCGGCCTGGTGAGGATGCTGAGCGGCGAGGACGCGAAGGTCAGCCTGGTCGACGAGTCCGAACTGCCCACCCCCGACCCGGACTTGCTCGCCGGCCCGTTCGCCCACATCGTCGTCGACGAGGCCCAGGAACTGACCGACGCCGAATGGCAGATGCTGCTCCTCCGCTGCCCGTCCCGCAGCTTCACGATCGTCGGCGACCGCGCCCAGGCCCGGCACGGCTTCACGGAGTCATGGCAGGAACGGCTGGCGCGCATCGGCTTCGACCGCATCAACCAGGCGTCCCTGAGCATCAACTACCGCACACCGGAAGAGATCATGGCGGAGGCCGAGCCGGTCATCCGCGCCGCCCTCCCCGACGCCAACGTCCCGATCTCCATCCGCAGCGGCGGCGTCCCCGTCGTCCACGGAACCGTTTCGGCTCTGGACTCGATCCTCGACGACTGGCTCGCCACACACGCGGACGGGACCGCCTGCGTCATCGCCGCCCCCACATCCCGTACGACATCCGGATCCCGTACGGCATCTCCGGCGACGCCCCGATTCCGTACGACGTCATCCCGTGTCCGCTCCCTGACCCCGGAGCTCTCGAAGGGACTCGAGTTCGACTTGGTGGTCCTGATCGACCCGGAGAATTTCGGCGAAGGCATCGAAGGAGCCGTCGATCACTACGTCGCGATGACCCGGGCGACCCAGCAACTCGTCATCCTCACGACCACCTGA
- a CDS encoding MarR family winged helix-turn-helix transcriptional regulator — translation MTTRWLTPEEQRAWRAYIAASYLLEDALDRQLQQEAGMPHLYYTILSALSETPQRTLRMTDLAQALKITRSRLTYAVTRLEKDGLVRREDCQMDKRGSLAVLTDEGMAVLERAAPGHVEMVRTALFEHLTEEQVGQLEEIFTGVAAALQGDGGKAASDDLPWRRRSSSQQCS, via the coding sequence ATGACGACCCGCTGGCTCACCCCCGAGGAGCAACGCGCCTGGCGCGCGTACATCGCCGCCTCCTACCTCCTGGAGGACGCGCTCGACCGGCAGCTCCAACAGGAGGCCGGTATGCCGCACCTGTACTACACGATCCTGTCCGCCCTCTCCGAGACTCCGCAGCGCACTCTGCGGATGACGGATCTCGCCCAGGCGTTGAAGATCACCCGCAGCCGGCTGACGTACGCCGTGACCCGCCTGGAGAAGGACGGTCTCGTACGCCGCGAAGACTGCCAGATGGACAAGCGCGGGAGCCTCGCGGTCCTGACCGACGAGGGGATGGCGGTGCTGGAGCGGGCGGCGCCGGGGCATGTCGAGATGGTGCGCACGGCGTTGTTCGAGCACCTCACCGAGGAGCAGGTGGGGCAGTTGGAGGAGATCTTCACGGGGGTTGCGGCGGCGCTTCAGGGGGACGGGGGGAAGGCCGCGTCGGACGACCTGCCGTGGCGGCGGCGGTCGTCGAGTCAGCAGTGTTCGTAA